A stretch of the Synechocystis sp. PCC 7338 genome encodes the following:
- a CDS encoding alpha-ketoacid dehydrogenase subunit beta: MAETLLFAALRQALDEEMGRDINVLVLGEDVGLYGGSYKVTKDLYEKYGEMRVLDTPIAENSFTGMAVGAAMTGLRPVIEGMNMGFLLLAFNQIANNAGMLRYTSGGNYQIPMVIRGPGGVGRQLGAEHSQRLEAYFHAVPGLKIVACSTPYNAKGLLKAAIRDNNPVLFFEHVLLYNLKENLPDYEYIVPLDKAEVVRPGKDVTILTYSRMRHHCLQALKTLEKEGYDPEVIDLISLKPFDMETISASVKKTHRVIIVEECMKTGGIGAELIALINDHLFDELDAPVVRLSSQDIPTPYNGMLERLTIVQPPQIVDAVKAIVG; the protein is encoded by the coding sequence ATGGCTGAGACCCTACTGTTTGCCGCCCTACGCCAAGCCCTTGACGAAGAAATGGGACGGGATATCAACGTCCTTGTGCTGGGAGAAGATGTGGGACTCTATGGCGGTTCTTACAAAGTAACCAAGGATTTGTACGAGAAGTATGGCGAAATGCGGGTGCTGGATACCCCGATCGCCGAAAACAGTTTTACCGGCATGGCGGTGGGGGCGGCCATGACAGGATTGCGCCCAGTCATTGAAGGCATGAATATGGGTTTTCTCCTATTGGCGTTTAACCAAATTGCCAATAATGCGGGGATGTTGCGCTATACATCCGGTGGCAATTACCAAATTCCCATGGTTATCCGTGGTCCTGGGGGCGTCGGTCGGCAATTGGGGGCAGAACATTCCCAACGGTTGGAGGCCTATTTCCATGCGGTGCCGGGGTTAAAAATTGTGGCTTGCTCCACCCCCTACAACGCCAAGGGTTTGCTCAAAGCGGCCATTCGAGACAATAATCCGGTGTTATTTTTTGAGCACGTACTGCTCTACAACCTGAAGGAAAATCTCCCCGACTACGAATACATTGTGCCCCTAGACAAAGCGGAAGTGGTGCGCCCTGGCAAAGACGTGACCATTTTGACCTATTCCCGCATGCGTCACCATTGCTTGCAAGCGCTCAAAACCCTGGAAAAAGAAGGCTACGACCCGGAAGTGATCGACTTGATTTCCCTCAAGCCCTTTGACATGGAAACCATTAGCGCTTCGGTGAAGAAAACCCATCGGGTGATCATTGTCGAAGAATGTATGAAGACTGGCGGCATTGGGGCAGAACTGATTGCCCTCATTAATGACCATCTCTTCGATGAGTTAGACGCTCCGGTAGTGCGCCTTTCTTCCCAGGATATTCCCACCCCCTATAACGGCATGTTGGAACGGCTGACCATTGTCCAACCACCCCAAATTGTCGACGCGGTCAAGGCGATCGTCGGTTAA
- a CDS encoding carbon dioxide-concentrating mechanism protein CcmK yields the protein MPQAVGVIQTLGFPSVLAAADAMLKGGRVTLVYYDLAERGNFVVAIRGPVSEVNLSMKMGLAAVNESVMGGEIVSHYIVPNPPENVLAVLPVEYTEKVARFRT from the coding sequence ATGCCCCAGGCCGTTGGCGTTATACAAACCCTTGGCTTTCCCTCCGTTTTAGCTGCCGCCGATGCCATGCTCAAGGGGGGTAGGGTGACCCTGGTGTACTATGACTTGGCAGAACGGGGAAACTTTGTTGTCGCAATACGGGGTCCAGTGTCGGAGGTTAATCTCTCGATGAAGATGGGTCTAGCCGCAGTCAATGAATCAGTTATGGGGGGAGAAATTGTCAGCCACTACATCGTCCCCAATCCTCCCGAAAATGTCCTAGCGGTTCTGCCGGTGGAATACACAGAAAAAGTAGCTCGCTTCCGCACCTAA
- the psaB gene encoding photosystem I core protein PsaB — translation MATKFPKFSQDLAQDPTTRRIWYGIATAHDFETHDGMTEENLYQKIFASHFGHIAIIFLWTSGTLFHVAWQGNFEQWIKDPLNIRPIAHAIWDPHFGEGAVNAFTQAGASNPVNIAYSGVYHWFYTIGMTTNQELYSGAVFLLVLASLFLFAGWLHLQPKFRPSLAWFKNAESRLNHHLAGLFGVSSLAWAGHLVHVAIPEARGQHVGWDNFLSTPPHPAGLMPFFTGNWGVYAANPDTAGHIFGTSEGAGTAILTFLGGFHPQTEALWLTDIAHHHLAIAVIFIIAGHMYRTNWGIGHSIKEILNAHKGPLTGAGHTNLYDTINNSLHFQLGLALASLGVITSLVAQHMYSLPSYAFIAQDHTTQAALYTHHQYIAGFLMVGAFAHGAIFFVRDYDPVANKDNVLARMLEHKEALISHLSWVSLFLGFHTLGLYVHNDVVVAFGTPEKQILIEPVFAQWIQATSGKALYGFDVLLSNPDSIASTTGAAWLPGWLDAINSGTNSLFLTIGPGDFLVHHAIALGLHTTALILIKGALDARGSKLMPDKKDFGYSFPCDGPGRGGTCDISAWDSFYLAMFWMLNTLGWLTFYWHWKHLGVWTGNVAQFNENSTYLMGWFRDYLWANSAQLINGYNPYGVNNLSVWAWMFLFGHLVWATGFMFLISWRGYWQELIETIVWAHERTPLANLVRWKDKPVALSIVQARLVGLAHFTVGYVLTYAAFLIASTAGKFG, via the coding sequence ATGGCAACTAAATTTCCTAAATTTAGCCAGGATCTCGCCCAAGACCCGACTACACGGCGTATTTGGTACGGGATTGCTACGGCCCACGACTTTGAAACCCACGATGGGATGACTGAGGAGAATCTTTACCAAAAGATTTTTGCCTCCCACTTTGGTCACATCGCCATCATTTTCCTGTGGACGTCTGGCACCCTTTTCCACGTTGCGTGGCAAGGTAACTTTGAACAATGGATTAAAGATCCTTTAAATATTCGCCCGATCGCCCATGCGATTTGGGATCCCCACTTTGGCGAGGGGGCTGTCAATGCCTTCACCCAAGCTGGGGCTTCTAACCCGGTTAACATTGCTTATTCCGGGGTTTACCACTGGTTCTACACCATTGGTATGACCACCAACCAAGAGCTCTACTCTGGTGCGGTCTTCCTATTAGTGTTAGCTTCCCTGTTTTTGTTTGCAGGCTGGTTACACCTCCAACCGAAGTTCCGTCCTAGCTTAGCTTGGTTTAAAAATGCCGAGTCCCGCTTAAATCACCACTTGGCTGGTTTGTTCGGGGTTAGCTCCTTGGCTTGGGCTGGTCACTTAGTCCACGTCGCGATTCCCGAAGCCCGGGGTCAACACGTTGGTTGGGATAATTTCCTGTCCACCCCTCCCCACCCCGCCGGCTTGATGCCTTTCTTCACCGGCAACTGGGGGGTGTATGCGGCTAATCCCGACACCGCTGGTCACATCTTTGGTACTTCTGAAGGTGCTGGTACTGCCATTTTGACTTTCCTCGGTGGTTTTCACCCCCAAACGGAAGCTCTTTGGCTAACGGACATTGCCCACCACCATTTGGCGATCGCCGTGATCTTCATCATTGCTGGTCACATGTATCGCACCAACTGGGGCATTGGCCACAGCATCAAAGAAATTCTTAACGCCCATAAAGGTCCCCTAACCGGCGCAGGCCATACCAACCTGTACGACACCATCAATAACTCCCTCCACTTCCAACTCGGCTTAGCGTTGGCAAGCTTAGGGGTTATTACTTCCTTGGTGGCGCAGCACATGTACTCCCTGCCCTCCTACGCCTTTATCGCCCAGGACCACACCACCCAAGCGGCCCTCTACACCCATCACCAGTACATTGCTGGATTCCTGATGGTTGGTGCTTTTGCCCACGGTGCCATCTTCTTCGTCCGGGATTACGATCCTGTGGCCAATAAAGATAATGTGCTGGCCCGCATGCTCGAACACAAAGAAGCATTGATTTCTCACCTCAGTTGGGTGTCTCTCTTCTTGGGCTTCCACACCCTTGGTCTTTATGTCCATAACGACGTGGTGGTCGCCTTCGGTACCCCCGAAAAACAAATTCTGATCGAGCCTGTTTTTGCCCAATGGATTCAAGCAACTTCCGGTAAAGCTCTCTATGGCTTTGACGTATTGCTTTCTAATCCTGACAGTATTGCTTCCACCACTGGAGCCGCTTGGTTACCCGGTTGGTTGGATGCTATCAACAGTGGCACCAACTCTCTGTTCTTGACCATTGGTCCTGGGGACTTCTTGGTTCACCATGCCATCGCCCTAGGGTTGCACACCACTGCCCTGATCTTGATCAAAGGTGCTTTGGATGCCCGTGGTTCCAAGTTAATGCCGGACAAAAAAGACTTCGGCTACTCCTTCCCCTGTGACGGCCCCGGCCGTGGCGGTACCTGCGACATCTCTGCTTGGGATTCCTTCTACCTAGCCATGTTCTGGATGCTGAATACCCTGGGTTGGTTGACCTTCTACTGGCACTGGAAACACCTCGGTGTTTGGACCGGTAACGTTGCTCAGTTCAACGAAAACTCTACCTACCTAATGGGTTGGTTCCGGGATTACCTCTGGGCAAACTCTGCTCAGTTGATCAATGGCTACAATCCCTACGGTGTCAATAATCTGTCGGTTTGGGCTTGGATGTTTCTCTTCGGACACCTGGTCTGGGCCACTGGCTTTATGTTCCTGATCTCTTGGCGGGGTTACTGGCAAGAGTTGATTGAAACCATCGTTTGGGCCCACGAGCGCACTCCTTTGGCGAACTTGGTTCGTTGGAAAGATAAGCCCGTTGCGTTGTCCATCGTTCAAGCCCGTTTGGTTGGCTTAGCCCACTTCACCGTTGGTTATGTCCTCACCTATGCGGCATTCCTAATTGCTTCCACAGCAGGCAAGTTCGGTTAA
- a CDS encoding glycerate kinase, translating to MRRILIAPDSFKGTLSAGEVCRITSEVLAPEFDCVAHPLADGGEGTLEAIAHNLDGQWQTVWVRGPLPGQKVDARYLWSAEREIAVIELAQASGLPLVPTGERNPEITTSYGTGELIAHAAQRGAKQIQLAIGGSATNDAGLGLLMALGWQFLDYQGQSVGWGGQALGKVSQVIPPVLDTFPEITLLCDVTSPFYGSNGAAFVYAPQKGADPAMVQRLNRGLEHFAQVVRKRNCFELNFPGAGAAGGIGGGVAWALKATIESGFTAIAQLTGLEQTMAQCDLVITGEGRFDNQSHRGKVVGRVIELAQAMGKPAIIMAGQSQENQTKIPPNLKQIFTLVGSDISATTALNNPQWALQRRLVEVKQYLDSMN from the coding sequence ATGCGCCGAATCCTGATCGCACCAGACTCGTTTAAAGGAACTCTCTCCGCTGGGGAGGTTTGCCGTATTACGTCGGAAGTTTTAGCACCAGAATTTGACTGTGTTGCCCATCCCTTGGCCGATGGTGGGGAAGGAACCCTAGAGGCGATCGCCCATAATCTCGATGGCCAATGGCAAACGGTGTGGGTACGGGGCCCATTGCCTGGTCAAAAAGTTGATGCCCGTTATTTATGGTCAGCAGAAAGGGAAATAGCGGTCATTGAATTAGCTCAAGCCAGTGGTTTACCTTTGGTTCCCACTGGGGAACGTAATCCGGAAATTACCACTAGCTACGGCACTGGGGAATTAATTGCCCATGCTGCCCAGCGGGGAGCAAAACAAATTCAATTGGCGATCGGTGGTTCAGCCACCAATGATGCTGGCTTAGGTTTGCTGATGGCGTTGGGTTGGCAGTTTTTAGATTATCAAGGTCAATCTGTCGGTTGGGGAGGTCAAGCTCTAGGAAAAGTCAGCCAAGTTATTCCCCCGGTCTTAGATACTTTTCCCGAGATAACCCTGTTATGTGATGTGACCAGTCCTTTTTATGGTTCCAATGGGGCCGCCTTTGTTTACGCTCCACAAAAAGGGGCAGATCCGGCTATGGTGCAACGCTTGAACCGAGGTCTGGAACATTTTGCCCAAGTAGTCAGAAAAAGGAATTGCTTTGAGCTTAATTTTCCCGGAGCCGGTGCTGCTGGGGGAATTGGTGGGGGCGTTGCCTGGGCTCTCAAGGCCACCATAGAGTCGGGATTTACGGCGATCGCCCAATTGACCGGATTGGAACAAACCATGGCCCAATGCGACCTAGTGATTACTGGGGAGGGGCGCTTCGATAACCAATCTCACCGAGGCAAAGTGGTGGGGAGGGTCATTGAGTTGGCACAGGCCATGGGAAAACCGGCGATCATCATGGCGGGGCAAAGTCAAGAAAACCAAACAAAAATTCCTCCTAACCTAAAGCAAATTTTTACCCTAGTGGGCAGCGATATTTCTGCAACCACAGCATTGAACAATCCTCAATGGGCTTTGCAACGGAGACTGGTTGAGGTCAAACAGTATCTCGACTCTATGAATTAG
- the psaA gene encoding photosystem I core protein PsaA, translated as MTISPPEREAKAKVSVDNNPVPTSFEKWGKPGHFDRTLARGPKTTTWIWNLHANAHDFDSQTSDLEDVSRKIFSAHFGHLAVVFVWLSGMYFHGAKFSNYEGWLADPTHIKPSAQVVWPIVGQGILNGDVGGGFHGIQITSGLFYLWRASGFTDSYQLYCTAIGGLVMAALMLFAGWFHYHVKAPKLEWFQNVESMMNHHLAGLLGLGSLAWAGHQIHVSMPINKLLDAGVAPKDIPLPHEFILEPSKMAELYPSFAQGLAPFFTLNWGVYADFLTFKGGLNPVTGGLWLSDSAHHHLAIAVLFIIAGHMYRTNWGIGHSMKEILEAHKGPFTGEGHKGLYEILTTSWHAQLAINLALLGSLTIIVAQHMYAMPPYPYQAIDYATQLSLFTHHMWIGGFLIVGAGAHGAIFMVRDYDPAKNVNNLLDRMLRHRDAIISHLNWVCIFLGFHSFGLYIHNDTMRALGRPQDMFSDTAIQLQPIFAQWVQHLHTLAPGATAPNALATASYAFGGETVAVAGKVAMMPITLGTADFMVHHIHAFTIHVTALILLKGVLYARSSRLVPDKANLGFRFPCDGPGRGGTCQVSGWDHVFLGLFWMYNSLSIVIFHFSWKMQSDVWGTVSPDGGVTHVTLGNFAQSAITINGWLRDFLWAQAANVINSYGSALSAYGIMFLAGHFVFAFSLMFLFSGRGYWQELIESIVWAHNKLNVAPAIQPRALSIIQGRAVGVAHYLLGGIVTTWAFFLARSLSIG; from the coding sequence ATGACAATTAGTCCACCCGAAAGAGAGGCTAAGGCCAAAGTCTCGGTTGATAACAATCCGGTCCCAACTTCCTTCGAGAAGTGGGGCAAGCCGGGCCACTTCGACCGGACTTTAGCTAGAGGTCCCAAAACCACTACCTGGATTTGGAATCTCCATGCCAATGCCCATGATTTTGATAGTCAGACCAGCGATTTAGAAGATGTTTCGCGCAAAATCTTCAGTGCTCACTTTGGGCACCTCGCTGTGGTCTTTGTTTGGTTAAGTGGAATGTATTTCCACGGCGCGAAATTTTCCAATTACGAAGGTTGGTTAGCTGACCCCACCCACATTAAACCCAGTGCTCAAGTGGTTTGGCCCATTGTTGGTCAAGGCATTTTGAATGGAGATGTGGGCGGCGGCTTCCACGGTATTCAGATTACGTCCGGCCTGTTTTATCTCTGGCGGGCCTCCGGTTTCACCGACAGCTATCAGCTTTACTGCACCGCCATTGGTGGTTTGGTTATGGCTGCCCTAATGCTGTTCGCTGGCTGGTTCCACTACCACGTCAAAGCTCCCAAATTGGAATGGTTCCAAAATGTGGAGTCGATGATGAACCATCATTTGGCTGGTTTGTTGGGTTTAGGCTCCCTAGCATGGGCCGGTCACCAGATCCACGTTTCCATGCCCATTAATAAACTTTTGGATGCTGGGGTTGCTCCTAAGGACATTCCCCTCCCCCACGAGTTTATTTTAGAGCCGAGCAAAATGGCGGAACTTTACCCCAGCTTTGCCCAGGGCTTGGCGCCGTTCTTTACCCTCAACTGGGGAGTCTACGCTGACTTCCTGACCTTTAAAGGGGGATTGAACCCAGTTACCGGTGGACTCTGGCTGTCTGATTCTGCCCACCACCACTTGGCGATCGCCGTCCTGTTCATCATTGCCGGTCACATGTACCGCACGAACTGGGGCATCGGTCACAGTATGAAGGAGATCCTCGAAGCCCACAAGGGCCCCTTCACCGGGGAAGGTCACAAAGGACTTTATGAAATCCTGACCACTTCTTGGCACGCTCAATTGGCCATTAACCTCGCCCTGTTAGGTTCTTTGACGATCATCGTTGCACAACACATGTATGCGATGCCTCCCTATCCCTACCAGGCGATCGATTACGCTACGCAGCTATCCCTATTCACCCACCACATGTGGATTGGCGGCTTCCTCATTGTAGGGGCCGGTGCCCATGGCGCCATCTTCATGGTGCGTGATTATGATCCCGCCAAAAACGTTAATAACTTGCTGGATCGGATGCTGCGCCACCGTGACGCCATCATTTCCCATCTCAACTGGGTATGTATTTTCCTCGGCTTCCATAGCTTTGGTCTTTACATCCACAACGACACCATGCGGGCTTTAGGCCGTCCCCAGGACATGTTTTCCGACACGGCCATTCAACTGCAACCTATCTTTGCCCAATGGGTACAGCACCTGCACACCTTGGCCCCCGGAGCCACTGCTCCCAATGCCTTGGCCACTGCCAGCTATGCCTTTGGTGGAGAAACCGTTGCCGTTGCCGGTAAAGTCGCCATGATGCCCATCACCCTGGGTACGGCGGACTTCATGGTTCACCACATCCACGCTTTCACCATCCACGTAACGGCCCTGATCCTCCTCAAAGGGGTTCTGTATGCCCGTAGTTCTCGCCTTGTTCCCGATAAAGCGAATCTCGGCTTCCGTTTCCCCTGTGATGGCCCCGGTCGCGGCGGTACCTGCCAAGTGTCTGGTTGGGACCACGTTTTCCTCGGTCTGTTCTGGATGTACAACTCCCTTTCCATCGTCATCTTCCACTTCAGTTGGAAAATGCAGTCCGATGTTTGGGGTACTGTTTCCCCTGATGGCGGTGTCACCCATGTGACCCTGGGTAACTTTGCCCAAAGTGCCATCACTATCAATGGCTGGTTGCGGGACTTCCTCTGGGCCCAAGCCGCCAACGTAATCAACTCCTATGGTTCTGCCCTGTCGGCCTATGGCATTATGTTCCTCGCCGGACACTTTGTCTTCGCCTTCAGCCTTATGTTCCTGTTCAGTGGACGGGGATATTGGCAAGAGTTGATCGAGTCTATTGTCTGGGCTCACAACAAACTGAATGTGGCTCCTGCCATTCAACCCCGCGCTTTGAGCATTATTCAAGGTCGTGCGGTCGGTGTAGCGCATTATCTCCTCGGAGGTATTGTTACCACCTGGGCGTTCTTCCTCGCCCGCAGTCTTTCCATTGGCTAG
- a CDS encoding NAD(P)H-quinone oxidoreductase subunit F, translating into MLESLSRIIWLVPCYALLGALLAVPWSPGLTRQTGPRPAGYISTLMTFTAFLHSLLVLIYIWQQPAIDLSFPWLQAADLEISFDLKISTVNIAALVVITGLNLGAQIYAIGYLERDWGWARFFSLMALFEAGLCTLVLCNSLFFSYVVLEILTLGTYLLIGYWFNQSLVVTGARDAFLTKRVGDLILLMGVVALLPLAGSWNYDDLAQWAASADLNPTAATLLCLALIAGPLAKCAQFPLHLWLDEAMEGPIPATILRNTVVVSTGAWVLVKVQPILTLSPVALTFMVTVGSLTAIGASLIAIAQIDIKRSLSYVVSAYMGLVFIAVGTEQGETALQLIFTYTFAMAILVMCVGGIILNNVTQDLTQYGGLWSRRPISGLSYLVGIASLIALPPFGTFWAWLKLTENLAGTNPWLVGVLLMVNLLTAFNVTREFCLIFGGVAKPMTTRSPEGLWALVLPMVVTVGFALHLSLILKQGNLLPDFADINWGLSSVLILSSLLGVGSSAFVYLNPKITKPINLPLPAVQNFFAYDLYTEKFYKITIVAIIDSISRLINWIDKTFVDGVINLIGIVTIFSGQSLKYNVSGQTQFYVLSIVLGLTLIGAFLSYSLFGRAF; encoded by the coding sequence ATGTTAGAAAGTTTAAGTCGAATTATCTGGCTAGTACCTTGCTACGCTCTCTTAGGTGCCCTCTTAGCAGTCCCTTGGTCACCGGGCTTAACTCGACAAACGGGGCCAAGACCGGCAGGCTATATCAGCACTTTAATGACTTTCACTGCATTTTTGCATAGTCTGCTAGTGCTTATCTATATTTGGCAGCAACCCGCCATCGATCTTTCTTTTCCCTGGCTACAGGCCGCTGACCTAGAGATTAGCTTTGATTTAAAAATATCCACCGTCAACATTGCTGCCTTAGTGGTGATTACTGGGCTTAATTTGGGGGCACAGATTTATGCCATTGGCTACCTAGAAAGGGACTGGGGCTGGGCCAGATTTTTCTCGCTAATGGCTCTATTTGAAGCAGGATTATGCACTTTAGTGTTGTGCAACTCACTGTTTTTCAGCTACGTTGTTCTGGAAATTTTGACCCTAGGAACCTATCTTCTCATTGGCTATTGGTTCAATCAATCCCTAGTGGTCACCGGGGCGAGGGATGCTTTTTTAACTAAACGGGTTGGGGATTTAATTTTATTAATGGGGGTGGTGGCGCTACTACCTCTGGCTGGAAGTTGGAATTATGATGATTTAGCCCAGTGGGCTGCCAGTGCAGACTTAAATCCCACCGCCGCTACCCTGCTTTGTCTAGCCTTAATTGCTGGACCTTTGGCTAAATGTGCCCAATTTCCGCTCCATCTCTGGTTGGATGAAGCCATGGAAGGGCCGATTCCCGCCACCATTCTCAGGAATACAGTGGTGGTTTCAACGGGAGCATGGGTTTTGGTAAAAGTACAACCAATTCTGACCCTTTCCCCTGTGGCTTTAACCTTCATGGTCACTGTCGGTTCCCTAACGGCGATCGGTGCTTCCCTCATCGCCATTGCCCAGATTGATATCAAGCGCTCCCTTTCCTATGTGGTCAGTGCTTATATGGGCTTGGTCTTCATTGCTGTGGGCACGGAGCAAGGAGAAACGGCTCTACAATTGATTTTCACCTACACCTTTGCTATGGCAATTCTTGTCATGTGTGTGGGGGGCATCATTCTTAACAACGTTACCCAGGATTTGACCCAGTACGGCGGTCTTTGGAGTCGTCGTCCAATTTCTGGTTTGAGTTATCTGGTCGGTATTGCTTCCCTTATTGCCCTTCCTCCCTTTGGTACTTTCTGGGCCTGGTTAAAACTGACAGAAAATTTAGCGGGAACAAATCCTTGGCTGGTGGGGGTTTTGTTGATGGTCAATCTACTCACCGCCTTCAATGTAACCAGGGAATTTTGTTTGATTTTCGGTGGTGTAGCTAAACCGATGACTACCCGATCGCCAGAGGGTTTGTGGGCCCTGGTGCTGCCCATGGTGGTAACAGTGGGTTTTGCTCTGCATCTGTCCCTCATCTTAAAGCAAGGAAATTTATTACCGGATTTTGCCGATATCAATTGGGGACTAAGCTCAGTCTTAATTCTTTCTAGCTTGCTTGGTGTGGGAAGCTCAGCCTTTGTTTACCTCAATCCCAAAATTACTAAACCGATTAATTTACCCTTGCCCGCAGTACAAAACTTTTTTGCCTATGATCTATATACAGAAAAGTTCTACAAAATAACGATTGTCGCCATCATTGATTCAATTTCTCGCCTGATTAACTGGATCGATAAAACCTTTGTAGACGGGGTAATTAACTTGATCGGCATCGTAACAATTTTTAGTGGTCAGAGCCTGAAATATAACGTTTCTGGTCAGACGCAGTTTTATGTTCTTTCCATAGTTCTAGGCTTGACTTTGATTGGCGCTTTTCTCAGTTATTCTCTGTTTGGCCGAGCATTTTAA
- a CDS encoding carbon dioxide-concentrating mechanism protein CcmK, with protein MSAQSAVGSIETIGFPGILAAADAMVKAGRITIVGYIRAGSARFTLNIRGDVQEVKTAMAAGIDAINRTEGADVKTWVIIPRPHENVVAVLPIDFSPEVEPFREAAEGLNRR; from the coding sequence ATGTCCGCCCAATCCGCCGTCGGTTCCATTGAAACCATTGGTTTTCCCGGTATTCTTGCCGCTGCTGATGCCATGGTTAAGGCCGGTAGGATTACCATTGTGGGCTACATTCGGGCAGGGAGTGCTCGGTTCACCCTTAATATTCGTGGAGATGTACAAGAGGTGAAAACTGCGATGGCGGCGGGTATTGATGCCATTAACCGCACGGAAGGGGCAGATGTGAAAACCTGGGTAATTATTCCCCGACCCCACGAAAACGTAGTAGCGGTTCTGCCCATTGATTTTAGTCCTGAGGTGGAGCCTTTCCGAGAAGCTGCCGAAGGTCTGAATCGTCGTTGA
- a CDS encoding diguanylate cyclase domain-containing protein has product MNSKILTDTLGHDARDMVVKETANRLQQAVRSDDALFRIGGDEFILIIQNLENSLKVEDIIFNILKIFKRPVIIQGQSIEILLSNGIAIAPDDSEKDDEILKFSDIAMYEAKQDENTEFKFFDRSMLKRWSD; this is encoded by the coding sequence ATGAATTCAAAAATATTAACCGATACCCTTGGCCATGATGCAAGAGATATGGTGGTAAAGGAGACGGCTAATCGTCTTCAACAAGCTGTTCGCTCCGATGATGCTCTATTCCGTATCGGCGGAGATGAATTTATTTTGATAATACAAAATCTTGAGAATAGCTTAAAGGTTGAGGATATTATCTTTAATATCTTAAAGATTTTTAAAAGACCTGTAATAATTCAGGGCCAATCAATTGAAATTTTGCTCAGCAATGGCATTGCCATTGCACCTGATGATTCAGAAAAAGATGACGAAATTTTAAAATTTTCTGATATTGCAATGTATGAAGCTAAGCAGGATGAAAATACTGAGTTTAAATTTTTTGATCGAAGTATGCTGAAGCGTTGGAGTGATTAG
- a CDS encoding CHASE3 domain-containing protein, with product MGSIDNAEANQRNYLLTKRPFYLMHYQISVEKIGYHFNQLKILTIDNHIQQQRLDAVKKYLEINLNELSKTTRLNQENNYIKALEIINQGEGRKSMEEIK from the coding sequence TTGGGTAGCATAGATAACGCTGAAGCTAATCAACGAAATTATTTGCTTACCAAAAGGCCATTTTATTTGATGCATTATCAGATTAGCGTAGAAAAAATTGGATATCATTTCAACCAATTGAAAATTTTGACTATAGACAATCATATTCAGCAACAACGTTTAGACGCCGTCAAAAAATATCTTGAAATTAATCTCAATGAGTTATCAAAAACAACTCGTTTAAATCAGGAGAATAATTATATCAAAGCCCTTGAAATTATTAATCAAGGCGAAGGTAGGAAGTCAATGGAAGAAATCAAATGA
- a CDS encoding response regulator transcription factor produces the protein MANILLVDDENALTEPLSKALGHQGYHTDVADQGQMGLAMAVGGQYDLLILDWMLPQVSGLEICRQIRALGRSTPVLFLTAKDTLDDRVAGLDAGGDDYLIKPFELRELLARVRALLRRQGQGEIPPETPGKSNMLSVNNVSLDVANQAAYCQGQRIALSEKEVALLSLFLQAPGQILSHEEIYARLWPGESPPSSNVLAALVRLLRRKIEQPNAPRLINSVYGKGYCFEAY, from the coding sequence ATGGCCAATATTCTTTTAGTGGACGACGAAAATGCTTTAACGGAACCCTTGAGCAAAGCATTAGGGCATCAGGGTTATCACACTGACGTCGCCGACCAAGGACAAATGGGTTTAGCCATGGCGGTCGGCGGTCAATATGACTTGTTAATCCTTGACTGGATGTTGCCCCAGGTATCGGGGTTGGAAATTTGTCGTCAGATTAGGGCTCTAGGAAGATCAACGCCGGTTTTATTTCTCACCGCCAAAGATACCCTAGATGACCGAGTGGCGGGCCTAGATGCCGGGGGAGATGACTATTTAATTAAACCCTTTGAATTACGGGAACTTTTAGCCAGGGTGCGAGCCCTATTGCGACGGCAAGGCCAAGGGGAAATCCCCCCAGAAACCCCAGGTAAAAGTAATATGCTTAGTGTCAACAATGTCAGCCTAGATGTGGCTAATCAGGCGGCTTATTGCCAAGGTCAGCGCATTGCCCTGTCGGAAAAGGAAGTGGCCCTGCTGAGTCTGTTCCTTCAGGCTCCGGGACAAATTTTGAGCCACGAGGAAATTTACGCCCGCCTCTGGCCGGGGGAATCGCCTCCCAGTAGCAACGTTTTGGCGGCCCTAGTGCGATTGCTACGACGCAAAATTGAACAGCCCAATGCCCCCCGCCTGATTAATTCCGTTTACGGCAAGGGTTATTGCTTCGAAGCATATTAA